From Streptomyces sp. TLI_053, a single genomic window includes:
- a CDS encoding electron transfer flavoprotein subunit alpha/FixB family protein, whose amino-acid sequence MAEILVLVDHADGVVRKPALELLTLARRIGEPSAVVLGAGDKAAELAAKAAEYGAAKVYVADGAEFADQLVVPKVDALAQIAKAADAAAVLVTSSGEGKEVAARVALRIGSGLITDAVDLEAGDSGPVATQSVFAASFQVKSTVSHGAPVITVKPNAVAPEAAPAAGAVEDVTVAFTGNAAKVVSRTPRVSSGRPELTEAAIVVSGGRGVGAAEGFGVVEELADALGAAVGASRAAVDAGWYPHSSQVGQTGKQVSPQLYIAAGISGAIQHRAGMQTSKTIVAVNKDPEAPIFELVDYGVVGDLFEVLPQLTGEVKARKA is encoded by the coding sequence ATGGCTGAGATCCTGGTTCTCGTGGACCACGCCGACGGCGTGGTCCGCAAGCCGGCCCTGGAGCTGCTGACCCTGGCCCGCCGCATCGGCGAGCCGTCCGCGGTCGTCCTCGGCGCCGGTGACAAGGCGGCCGAGCTGGCCGCCAAGGCCGCCGAGTACGGCGCCGCCAAGGTGTACGTGGCCGACGGTGCCGAGTTCGCCGACCAGCTGGTCGTCCCGAAGGTGGACGCGCTGGCCCAGATCGCCAAGGCCGCCGACGCGGCCGCGGTGCTGGTCACCTCCTCCGGCGAGGGCAAGGAGGTCGCCGCCCGCGTCGCGCTGCGGATCGGCTCCGGCCTCATCACCGACGCCGTCGACCTGGAGGCCGGCGACAGCGGCCCGGTCGCGACCCAGTCGGTGTTCGCCGCCTCCTTCCAGGTGAAGTCGACGGTGTCGCACGGTGCCCCGGTCATCACCGTCAAGCCGAACGCCGTCGCCCCGGAGGCCGCTCCGGCCGCGGGCGCGGTGGAGGACGTCACCGTCGCGTTCACCGGCAACGCCGCCAAGGTCGTCTCGCGCACCCCGCGCGTCTCCTCCGGGCGCCCGGAGCTGACCGAGGCCGCGATCGTGGTCTCCGGCGGCCGCGGCGTCGGTGCCGCCGAGGGCTTCGGCGTGGTCGAGGAGCTCGCCGACGCGCTGGGCGCGGCCGTCGGTGCCTCGCGCGCCGCCGTCGACGCCGGCTGGTACCCGCACAGCAGCCAGGTCGGCCAGACCGGCAAGCAGGTCTCCCCGCAGCTTTACATCGCGGCGGGCATCTCCGGCGCGATCCAGCACCGGGCCGGCATGCAGACCTCGAAGACCATCGTGGCCGTCAACAAGGACCCCGAGGCCCCGATCTTCGAGCTCGTCGACTACGGCGTGGTCGGCGACCTGTTCGAGGTCCTGCCGCAGCTCACCGGCGAGGTGAAGGCCCGCAAGGCCTGA
- a CDS encoding C40 family peptidase has translation MTTVNTGAPGAADDATGQPAATTSPRPARGARPSRAARVRRGIGMVAVIAAGAGVIGLGTGVGTAAAEPAPAHAGWDGSKYWFKNSQGQWRWTTHYDVYLARTGGSASTSASTVSASAVAVPSGGITQGWDGSRYWFKNSQGQWRWTTHYDIYLARTGGSDTSAASGSATATGAGSSADAAAPAADGDVEAAIGFALAQLGKPFKTAGNGPDGYDCSGLVQQAFRRGDIELPRVANDQYAATTPVTASQLRRGDLLFWSDDGSARGIHHVAIYLGNNQYVEAARPGTLIRISGISSGYYPTHMGRP, from the coding sequence ATGACGACCGTCAACACCGGCGCACCGGGTGCCGCCGACGACGCGACCGGGCAGCCCGCTGCCACCACCTCCCCCCGGCCGGCGCGCGGCGCCCGCCCCTCGCGGGCCGCGCGGGTCCGCCGGGGGATAGGCATGGTGGCCGTGATCGCGGCCGGTGCCGGCGTGATCGGTCTCGGTACCGGTGTCGGGACGGCGGCGGCCGAGCCGGCGCCGGCGCACGCCGGGTGGGACGGGTCGAAGTACTGGTTCAAGAACAGTCAGGGCCAGTGGCGGTGGACGACGCACTACGACGTCTATCTGGCGAGGACCGGCGGCTCGGCCTCGACCTCGGCCTCGACCGTCTCCGCCTCGGCGGTGGCCGTCCCGTCCGGGGGCATCACCCAGGGGTGGGACGGTTCGCGGTACTGGTTCAAGAACAGTCAGGGCCAGTGGCGGTGGACGACGCACTACGACATCTACCTCGCGCGGACCGGGGGGTCGGACACCTCCGCCGCCTCGGGCTCCGCCACGGCCACGGGGGCCGGCTCCTCGGCCGACGCGGCGGCCCCCGCGGCGGACGGTGACGTGGAGGCGGCGATCGGCTTCGCGCTGGCCCAGCTGGGCAAGCCGTTCAAGACGGCCGGCAACGGCCCGGACGGCTACGACTGCTCGGGCCTCGTCCAGCAGGCCTTCCGGCGCGGCGACATCGAGCTGCCCCGGGTCGCCAACGACCAGTACGCGGCCACCACGCCGGTGACGGCCTCCCAGCTGCGGCGCGGGGACCTGCTGTTCTGGTCGGACGACGGCTCCGCCCGGGGCATCCACCACGTGGCGATCTACCTGGGCAACAACCAGTACGTGGAGGCCGCCCGGCCCGGCACGCTGATCCGGATCTCGGGGATCAGCAGCGGCTACTACCCCACCCACATGGGGCGGCCCTGA
- a CDS encoding acyl-CoA synthetase: MTLLTALRGGSGDSADALRISDGPGLSRERLLGAATAVADRVAGAPALAVLARSTAETVVAVVGGLLAGVPVVPLPPDSGPKERAHILRDSGAALLAHAAGDVLPEDAGVAGLPVDLRESSATSYAEPDPAATAFVLYTSGTTGAPKGAVIDRSAVAADLDALADAWQWTAEDTLVHGLPLFHVHGLVLGVLGALRTGSRLVHTGRPTPAGYAAAGGSLYFGVPTVWSRLAADQEAAARLASARLLVSGSAPLPVPVFERLAALTGHAPIERYGMTESLITVSTRADGERRPGSVGLPVAGVRTRLVGEDGGPVAHDGESVGELQVAGPTLFRGYLDRPDADAEAWTADGWFRTGDVAVIGADGFHRIVGRASVDLIKSGGYRIGAGEVEAALRDHPAVADAAVVGAPDADLGQAIVAYVVPDGPVTGEQLTDFVASRLSVHKRPRRVVLVSELPRNALGKVLKKQLLADSAHG, from the coding sequence ATGACACTCTTGACGGCGCTTCGGGGCGGTTCCGGCGACTCCGCCGACGCACTGCGGATCTCCGACGGACCGGGGCTCTCCCGCGAGCGGCTGCTCGGCGCGGCCACGGCCGTCGCCGACCGGGTGGCCGGCGCCCCCGCCCTCGCGGTGCTCGCCCGGTCCACCGCCGAGACCGTGGTCGCGGTCGTGGGCGGCCTGCTCGCAGGGGTCCCGGTCGTCCCGCTGCCGCCCGACTCCGGGCCCAAGGAGCGCGCGCACATCCTGCGCGACTCCGGTGCCGCCCTGCTGGCGCACGCCGCCGGTGACGTCCTGCCGGAGGACGCCGGTGTCGCCGGGCTGCCGGTGGACCTGCGCGAGAGCTCGGCCACCTCGTACGCCGAGCCGGACCCCGCGGCGACCGCCTTCGTGCTCTACACCTCCGGCACCACCGGCGCGCCCAAGGGGGCGGTGATCGACCGCTCCGCCGTCGCCGCCGACCTCGACGCCCTCGCCGACGCCTGGCAGTGGACCGCCGAGGACACCCTGGTGCACGGCCTGCCGCTGTTCCATGTGCACGGGCTGGTGCTCGGTGTGCTCGGCGCGCTGCGGACCGGCAGCCGGCTGGTGCACACCGGCCGGCCCACCCCCGCCGGGTACGCGGCCGCGGGCGGCAGCCTCTACTTCGGAGTGCCGACGGTCTGGTCCCGGCTGGCGGCGGACCAGGAGGCGGCCGCCCGGCTCGCCTCCGCCCGGCTGCTGGTCTCCGGCAGTGCTCCGCTGCCCGTCCCGGTGTTCGAACGGCTCGCCGCGCTGACCGGCCACGCCCCGATCGAGCGGTACGGCATGACCGAGTCGCTGATCACCGTCTCCACCCGCGCCGACGGGGAGCGCCGGCCCGGCAGTGTGGGCCTGCCGGTGGCCGGGGTGCGTACCCGGCTGGTCGGCGAGGACGGCGGGCCGGTCGCGCACGACGGCGAGAGCGTGGGCGAACTCCAGGTCGCCGGGCCCACCCTGTTCCGCGGGTACCTCGATCGGCCGGACGCCGACGCCGAGGCGTGGACCGCCGACGGCTGGTTCCGGACCGGGGACGTCGCGGTGATCGGCGCCGACGGCTTCCACCGGATCGTGGGGCGGGCCTCCGTCGACCTGATCAAGAGCGGTGGGTACCGGATCGGGGCCGGCGAGGTGGAGGCGGCCCTGCGCGACCACCCGGCCGTGGCCGACGCCGCCGTGGTCGGCGCGCCGGACGCGGACCTCGGTCAGGCGATCGTGGCGTACGTCGTGCCGGACGGTCCCGTGACGGGTGAACAGCTGACGGACTTCGTGGCGTCGCGGCTCTCGGTCCACAAGCGGCCGCGGCGGGTGGTGCTGGTGTCCGAACTCCCCAGGAACGCGCTGGGAAAGGTGCTGAAGAAGCAGCTGCTGGCGGACTCGGCACACGGGTGA
- a CDS encoding thioredoxin family protein, with translation MTGLVVCVVVLALASAFGLLRAKRDGRLRVRTKDGAVGLSAAELGVPLGERATLVQFSTAFCQPCRATRRVLAEVAGMVDGVAHVELDAEERLELVRRLDILRTPTVLVLDAGGRVVRRASGQPRRADVIAALGEAV, from the coding sequence ATGACCGGGTTGGTGGTGTGCGTCGTCGTGCTCGCGCTGGCGAGCGCGTTCGGACTGCTGCGGGCCAAGCGCGACGGGAGGCTGAGGGTGCGGACGAAGGACGGGGCGGTGGGGCTGTCGGCGGCCGAGCTGGGGGTGCCGCTGGGTGAGCGGGCGACGCTGGTGCAGTTCTCCACGGCCTTCTGCCAACCCTGCCGGGCCACCCGCCGGGTGCTCGCGGAGGTCGCCGGGATGGTCGACGGGGTGGCGCACGTGGAGCTGGACGCCGAGGAGCGGCTGGAGCTGGTGCGGCGACTGGACATCCTGCGGACGCCGACGGTGCTGGTGCTGGACGCGGGGGGCCGGGTGGTTCGCCGGGCGAGCGGGCAGCCGAGGCGGGCGGATGTGATCGCGGCGCTGGGCGAGGCGGTCTGA
- a CDS encoding electron transfer flavoprotein subunit beta/FixA family protein has product MSLRIVVCVKYVPDATGDRRFADDHTTDREGVDGLLSELDEYGVEQALRIAEANEGAEVTVLTVGPDDAKDALRKALSMGADRAVHVNDEDIHGSDAIGTSAVLAKALERAGFDLVIGGMASTDGTMGVLPALLAERLGVPQLTLLSEVSVEGGVVKGRRDGDSATELVEAALPAVVSVTDQSGEARYPSFKGIMAAKKKPVESLDLDDLGIGAGEVGLAGSWTAVESVTARPARTAGTVVKDEGEGGKALAGFLADQKFI; this is encoded by the coding sequence GTGAGCTTGAGGATCGTTGTCTGTGTGAAGTACGTGCCGGACGCGACGGGTGACCGTCGTTTCGCGGACGACCACACCACCGACCGGGAGGGCGTGGACGGCCTTCTGTCGGAGCTGGACGAGTACGGGGTGGAGCAGGCGCTGCGGATCGCGGAGGCGAACGAGGGTGCCGAGGTGACGGTGCTGACGGTGGGTCCGGACGACGCGAAGGACGCGCTGCGCAAGGCGTTGTCGATGGGTGCGGACCGGGCCGTGCACGTGAACGACGAGGACATCCACGGTTCCGATGCGATCGGGACGTCGGCGGTGCTGGCGAAGGCGCTGGAGCGGGCCGGGTTCGACCTGGTGATCGGTGGTATGGCGTCGACGGACGGCACGATGGGTGTGCTGCCGGCGCTGCTGGCGGAGCGGCTGGGTGTGCCGCAGCTGACGCTGCTGTCGGAGGTGTCGGTCGAGGGCGGTGTGGTGAAGGGCCGTCGGGACGGTGACTCGGCGACGGAGCTGGTGGAGGCGGCGCTGCCGGCGGTGGTGTCGGTGACGGACCAGTCGGGCGAGGCGCGTTACCCGTCGTTCAAGGGGATCATGGCGGCGAAGAAGAAGCCGGTGGAGTCCCTGGACCTGGACGATCTGGGGATCGGGGCCGGTGAGGTCGGTCTGGCGGGTTCGTGGACGGCGGTGGAGTCGGTGACGGCGCGTCCGGCGCGTACCGCGGGCACGGTCGTCAAGGACGAGGGCGAGGGCGGCAAGGCGCTCGCGGGCTTCCTCGCCGACCAGAAGTTCATCTAG